A single genomic interval of Corylus avellana chromosome ca10, CavTom2PMs-1.0 harbors:
- the LOC132164714 gene encoding protein BUD31 homolog 2-like, whose amino-acid sequence MPKVKTNRIKCPDGWELIEPNLCELDAKMREAESVPNDGKRKCEAFWPILKIAHQKSRYIFDLYYKRNELSRALYEFCLEQGYADRNLIAKWKKSGYESLCCLRCIQPRDHNFGTTCVCRALST is encoded by the exons ATGCCCAAGGTGAAGACCAACCGGATCAAATGCCCAGATGGGTGGGAGTTGATTGAGCCTAATCTTTGTGAACTAGATGCTAAGATGAGAGAAG CTGAAAGTGTCCCAAATGATGGCAAAAGAAAGTGTGAAGCATTCTGgcctattttaaaaattgcgcaTCAAAAGAGCCGCTACATCTTTGACCTTTACTACAAAAGGAATGAATTATCAAGAGCGTTGTATGAATTCTGCTTGGAGCAAGGCTATGCAGACCGCAACCTAATTGCAAAGTGGAAAAAG TCAGGATATGAAAGTCTCTGCTGCCTACGTTGCATACAGCCAAGGGATCACAACTTTGGAACAACTTGTGTGTGCCGAGCACTGAGCACTTGA